AATTCACAGCATACTTGTCACTGAGGGGGCAAGAGGTCCGATTACTGAATCTGCTGCCAGGCTCACTCCAGGACTTGGTCAAGAACTGCCACAGCCCTGTGTGTGCAGACCCAGAGAGGAAGCAGGTTCTCCTCCGGGCTCAGAAGTCCAACACTGGGCAGAAACAGGGGAGACACTCTGGCACTTACTGAAGAAGACGTATGTGGCGTGTGACAACCATTACAAATTTGGAACAATGTGAATGACTCTGCTGAACTTTTAGTTCAGTTGCACTGAGTAATATGAAATCTATGCTTTATGAACTAGATAATTTCATATAAAGAATTTACATAATTCCCCAATactttcatatataaaatttaataaataacccTGACCAGTCTAGAAGCACCATTCAAGGGGCATGTGCCCTTGGAAAATAGTTTAGGTGTTGCATATTTGAGTCCCTTTTagtggaggcttcacaggaaaCCATTACAGAATTTAACaataacaatgacaacaacaacaaaaaaatcacagtAACTAATAGAAAAAGTcgttaaaataaaatacactgatAGCTATAAAGTAAATCTCATTCACATAGATGATTTCCCCTCCAGCCCTTGTTTTGTGTTCCTGCAAATTCTTCCTAGAGTCTAAGCTgtgaaaacaaaagtgaaaacaaaaccacacacaaaaatgtgcagGCTTCTGGTCTGGGCTAAGGGAAAACAAAGACTTGGTTATAACTGCTCTTGTTAGAAAAAACATCCATGCATGCTCTGGAAGATTTAAAAATGATCAATTTAGTTCTACAGTATATTCTGCTTAACAGTGAACCGACAGTACCCTTTCTgctgttggaaaaaaagaaaacaagacacagaaAACTGCCAAGGCAGAGCCAGCCGGGAGGTTTTCCGCTAACTAAAAAATTAccttgtcttcatatattgcatttacaaatataatttctaaatgtatttacaGCTTTAGTAGAAATTAGAGGGTCAAGAACTGATAAGAATGAAAATAACTGTTTAGAACCACAAACagtaaaagtataaaattctTTGTCTTCACAGTTTGTAACAACAGGTCAAACCCTATAGAAAAGGACGCTGTCACTGTCTTCACATTGTCTATGTATGGGAAAGGGGGCTCAGGAAGGGACTCAATTATGAACAAACCTGTATGAATTCAGGATATATTTTACTGTAAAAGATTTCTTCACATATCACTTTTATCTTAATTGATTTTTGCATTTGTTATAAATGAAACATCTAATCTAAAACTGTACAGAAATAGGGACTTTGCTTTCCAAAAAGAGTTGCTCTAAGGAGTTACACAGCGTACTTCGTCTGCGGAGACGTGAGGTGAACTTCGGGGAGAGAATGTTTCTGTTGTGTGGTCATGTTAATCCTCCTGGCACATCCTCATGTGACAAGGCACAAGTAGTTGCTGCTGCCCGATCTGAATGGAGCAATCTTTCGCTCGCCGCGCACACTGAGAAGCACAGCAGTACGCATGCTCAGAGAGGCTAGACAGCTGTGTGCTGACCTCCGCGCCGCCTCCCTCGAAGCCCTGTGGAACCTTACAGTACTGTGTTATGGCTTGAGAAGTCTTTCCTAACACTGCTAGCAGTGGAAAGGGTAAAGTGTTAGCAACATGAATGGGAGCAAGCGGAACTTGCAAAATGTGGAATCATGACTGTTCTAGAGAAACTCCATCAATATTCTGCCCCTTAACAGTCCCATTACAATGTTCGAACCTGAACTGTACAATCAAAGCAATGTATAGTTTTGTCAAAGACAATTTTGGATAAGTCACTCTTTGGTAAACTCAAACCAGTCAAACAAATTTACAAATACAAGGAACTCCATGTAAATAAGGTTAAGACTGACACGGTGACAAGAACCAGGACATTTGAGATGCCTGCCCCAAGTGCTTCCCTCCTACTTTGTCTGATATACCACAGAATGCTCTGGAAACCGCTCAGAAGGCCCCAGGCCAGAGTGAAAAGGAGGTTCCTTCCCTGAGCCTCACCTCTCATGTCCTTAATTTGGGCATTTCTTATCACAAACTTAATGTTGAATCACAACATaaattttttgcatttaattctttttaaaaaaaatcaaaaccaaacatATTTgtgtaaggaaaaaaattacaaacatttacctgaaaccccAGAACATATTTCAGTGGGTAAACACTTGGGGTCCAGCCTCCCCTCAAGGCACGCCGCTCTGACGGGAGTTGAGCACGTGCTCCAGGAGAGAAGCAGCCCCTGACTTAGGCAGTTTGACAGGAGAAAGGCATACCATATACCCGATTTAGCAAAAGCTGCTCCTCGGGAGCAGCAGGATTCGAGTGTAATCTGTCCGTAGTAACACTGATGTGTAGCGCAGCAGTTCACACATGAGAAGATCCTGTGTGCTAAACAGATACCACTGCATAGCTACCACTCCCGGGACCGTCACACACAAGGGTCTGCATGActcatttttctcaaaataacccccacaaaacaaaagaaataacccccaacccccaccattCTTGTATTAAGGGCCAAAAAAGCATGGAAAACCAGCAAACATCTATTTTTGTATTCCTTTAACGCCTAGCCTCTGAGGTTGGTCTTTTCACTTTTCTTGTAGGCGGTTGTGCTGTTCTTCTTTCTgcggggacagggacagagatgcaCCGCCCACGCGGTTCAGAGCCAAGGTGCCAGGGCGGAGGCCGGAGTGCtgaccccctcccacagcctgcaGCACTAACTCACCGCCAAACTGCCCACAAAGTACTCCGTCAGAGTATACAGTACCAATTTGTTTACTAGAAGCACACGGTGAACAAAATATAGAACTGAAGACATTTCCTAAAGCactaataaaacattattcaaatAGGACTCAGGTATGTTTTTATACAGTAATGTGTTTGCCAGCACATGCTTTTGAGGTCTCTCTTCAAGCTATAAACTCGAGTGGAAAAAAACTTTAATTCACTATTACTGTTGGATTTCACATTTTCTATTACACTGAcctaaaagatatataaataaagatagCACCACGTGaccaaaaaaaaaggtgaaaaaatggTGACGCACACAGATTTGGTGACACACAGAGTATCTTAGAGGGCTTTTTAAACTGTTGGTTTCTTTAAGCAGGAAACACTGAGGGGGGGAGCCACGGAGGCCCTCATTAGCACACACAATTCTAAGATAGATATATTGCTTGCAATTCCCATAGAGTATATCTTTACAAAAGTACAAATTCCAAGTTCTGCAGTTTCCCTGGGAACTGCATGTAGAAAAAGTTGCTGTGCACCTGAACTggctgtttaaaaaaagaaaaataaaacaaaacaaccacaacACTGCTTGGAGAATATTGTAGACAGGCCACAAATCCCTTTCCTTTAGTGCGAGTAGTAACTCATGGCAGAGACCGATTTGATCTAGTTACCTGGTATGTGTGTTTCTACAGTACGGAATGCAGGTAGATTCGGAGACCAGTAAAAacattgaaaaccactgctcctTTGGGGTTGGCTAATAGAACACTACAATATGTAAAAAGGTCAGCACCACGGGTCATCCAGCTTACCACTGGACAACTAACAAAAATTCCAAATGGTTTCCAACTAGAGTTGAATACATTTTATGGCATTTGGTTTATGTGTTTATTATGAAGCAGAGCTATGAACACTGTGATTTGCTTTGCTTGCTTTTGgacacaataattaatatatatgaaaacCTATTAACATTCTTCTGTAAGCGAAATAAAGGGGCAAAACCCTAACATATTAGGTAGGGATGAGACAGAGTCAAAAGCCCTGTTCACAttgtattaaattatatattcctCTTACATTCACCTCAACcagaataaaaccaaatttgagaatgtatatatactatatatataataatcactttattatatatatatataaattgtctAACTACTTcgtaaaagtaattttaaattagaaaaggtTACCCATTTAAATCAGCTGACGGCATCCTAGTCTCTCTCATGGAAATGCACTGGTTTCAGCACACGATGGCCCCAGAGAGAGTGTGCCTCTTGGCAGAGAACACAGGGTCAACCAGTTGGCATAGCTAAATCACTGGCAGATTTTGGATTAAGAGTTCAGCCAAAGAGGAATACTGTCAGCCTGTTTTCCCTGGATACGATGCCCTTCATGCTTTGAGCtccttgggggagggaggagggggaaaggataAACACAATGAAGTGTTCCTTCCAGAAACCTTAGAAAAACTGCCAAGAGACCAAGAGATTTCCAGATGGTTGGGACAACGAAAGATTACAACAAAGCAAATCACAAATATGCATTGATTAATGTGCTTTGTTTGGGTGCACTTCTTTACCATCTTAATCAGGAGCATCGGACACTGTGTGAATTTCCATCCGGGAATCTAGAGCCATCTCAGAGGCCGATGCGTCATTTTCTAGTTTCTGTTCCACGTACACATCTGTTCTCTCAGGGGACTCCATGCGACTCCTGACTTCAGCTACACCGGGGTGGTTTTTCCGCAGGTGCTGGTTGAGGGTCCCTTGGAATGGAAAGCACTTCCCGCAAATCTCACAGCGGAACGGTTTATCATCAGTATGGCCCCGGATGTGGTACTCCAATTGGTCCTTCCGCGTGTACTTCTTCCCACAGAACTTGCACACAAAGGGGGTGATTCCCATATGGAGTCGCATATGCCTGTCAAGGCTTCCTTTCTGGTTAAAGGACTTTCCACAGTAAATACAGATCAACCTCTCGTTGTATGGgtaccagtgaccccttgcactcCTCTCCCGGGGACTGCTCTCGTACCCGGGGTTATTCATCACAGCTTCGCTGTCTGAACCCTGCACCAAGCCCTGCAGATCACTGtgcagatggacagacagagccCGCTTCTGGCGGGCACGCCCTCCTCGGAAACAGCTCAGCATGGACCTGGATGGGCTGGAATTACTCAAACTTCCAAAAGCTTCTGAAACGCTGGCTGGCTGTGAGGCTGCCTGGGAATAGGAATATGCGTGCTGGAGCACAGAACCATAGGAACCCACATTCACCGCCACAACTTGTTCCCCGTCAACCATCTCGGTGTGGTAGCCATCGTCTCCCAGGGAGGAGCTGTCGGAACAGCTGGGCCGGTCGGACTTCTCCATCTTCACCTTCACCTCAGTGATCTGGCTCTCCCTCACCAGCAGGTCCCCTTGCTCATGGTCCCCCTCTATCTGAATCTCATACTCGGAAACGCTCCCGCTGCTCCCTCGGTCCGAGTGCCCTTCCTCCTGCAGGCGGCTGCGCAGAGCTTTGCTGGGCGTCGTCTCCATCCGAAGATCACTGCTTGTGGTGGGCTGCCGTGCCTGAGAGCAATATGGAGGGGAGATCTCAACTGGGTTGGCGAAGAAGCTGCCGTCTTTAACTCCATTCCGACTCTCGGGAGTCTCTTCAGCACCGACGGTAACAGAGTCGACATCTCCAACACTGATCTTTGAATGGATGCTCTCTAGAATCTGCGTGCACTTGTCGATGACACACTGCATCTGAAGAAAGCTAGCTGCCGTCAGAAAACTGACAACATCTTTCAGTTGCAAGGACATTCTTCCAGTGTAACAAAATGAAAGCAACTGTTCAAACACATTGGGATTTTTAATGACGGATATTGACAAGCCACTCATGGTACTTAATGCTGAATGGTCCCGGAAGTATGGGGAGCTGGCCGCAAGGACTGCTTTGTGAGCTCGGAATGGCTGACCCTGAATATGGACAATGATGTCACACAGTTTCCCTTGGAGGCGGAGTTCATTTAGCTGGCTCAGAACGGTGCTGCTGTACTCAGGCACATCAAACTGAATAAAACTGCTGCTGTCCATTTCTACTGACATGAAGTGTAATCTGCGGAAAGAGAGAGTTCCATAATTGACCAATGACTCCTCACTAAGTACGAGTAGCAGAAGCACAAATGGCCAAACACCGCCACCACCATTGCAGCTGCTATACCTCCTAGGGTCTGCCTCAGCATTCTTCCCCTTACTTATTTTCAGTCTTTCATGT
The DNA window shown above is from Saccopteryx bilineata isolate mSacBil1 chromosome 2, mSacBil1_pri_phased_curated, whole genome shotgun sequence and carries:
- the ZBTB34 gene encoding zinc finger and BTB domain-containing protein 34 isoform X2, which codes for MSVEMDSSSFIQFDVPEYSSTVLSQLNELRLQGKLCDIIVHIQGQPFRAHKAVLAASSPYFRDHSALSTMSGLSISVIKNPNVFEQLLSFCYTGRMSLQLKDVVSFLTAASFLQMQCVIDKCTQILESIHSKISVGDVDSVTVGAEETPESRNGVKDGSFFANPVEISPPYCSQARQPTTSSDLRMETTPSKALRSRLQEEGHSDRGSSGSVSEYEIQIEGDHEQGDLLVRESQITEVKVKMEKSDRPSCSDSSSLGDDGYHTEMVDGEQVVAVNVGSYGSVLQHAYSYSQAASQPASVSEAFGSLSNSSPSRSMLSCFRGGRARQKRALSVHLHSDLQGLVQGSDSEAVMNNPGYESSPRERSARGHWYPYNERLICIYCGKSFNQKGSLDRHMRLHMGITPFVCKFCGKKYTRKDQLEYHIRGHTDDKPFRCEICGKCFPFQGTLNQHLRKNHPGVAEVRSRMESPERTDVYVEQKLENDASASEMALDSRMEIHTVSDAPD
- the ZBTB34 gene encoding zinc finger and BTB domain-containing protein 34 isoform X1, with translation MLWETGSRKRRAEPVVDTGSGSWRVKGPGPLPIPLREPSSRQQGAPRRPRAGGLESIAAAAPFRSRDQDCRLPSHPWRGCGTYSGRNRDAARRSHRRATFPVRACPEALVPKGRGLEALPGAGGAGWGGCWSGGDGPGAGGGGGSAAGGRCERGALGRLHFMSVEMDSSSFIQFDVPEYSSTVLSQLNELRLQGKLCDIIVHIQGQPFRAHKAVLAASSPYFRDHSALSTMSGLSISVIKNPNVFEQLLSFCYTGRMSLQLKDVVSFLTAASFLQMQCVIDKCTQILESIHSKISVGDVDSVTVGAEETPESRNGVKDGSFFANPVEISPPYCSQARQPTTSSDLRMETTPSKALRSRLQEEGHSDRGSSGSVSEYEIQIEGDHEQGDLLVRESQITEVKVKMEKSDRPSCSDSSSLGDDGYHTEMVDGEQVVAVNVGSYGSVLQHAYSYSQAASQPASVSEAFGSLSNSSPSRSMLSCFRGGRARQKRALSVHLHSDLQGLVQGSDSEAVMNNPGYESSPRERSARGHWYPYNERLICIYCGKSFNQKGSLDRHMRLHMGITPFVCKFCGKKYTRKDQLEYHIRGHTDDKPFRCEICGKCFPFQGTLNQHLRKNHPGVAEVRSRMESPERTDVYVEQKLENDASASEMALDSRMEIHTVSDAPD